One segment of Deinococcus sp. Leaf326 DNA contains the following:
- a CDS encoding cytochrome c, with product MKNTFAVTMTLLVALTLGGSFLGFRNATHHEEAAAEGPANPGAASAPSEEAPSAQSAATGEAGAPGAQGDVKQENQGGTQGGANGAVAASGGAQNAGSTAQGSAATDGTNNVGSDQATTDNAAGATGQPNDDKAAAQADTNAAAATGDAGAGQQVFAGNCAGCHGQEASGGIGPALKGELNPGNWTVEQLTTTLREGRAPNKTLGQVMPRFTSTQVSDQDIANLHAYFKSLE from the coding sequence ATGAAGAACACGTTCGCCGTCACCATGACCCTGTTGGTGGCCCTGACTTTGGGGGGCTCCTTCCTGGGCTTCCGGAATGCCACCCACCACGAGGAAGCGGCGGCCGAGGGTCCGGCCAATCCCGGCGCGGCCAGCGCCCCCAGCGAAGAAGCCCCCAGCGCCCAGAGTGCCGCGACCGGTGAGGCCGGCGCTCCCGGCGCGCAGGGCGATGTCAAACAGGAGAACCAGGGCGGCACCCAGGGCGGCGCGAACGGGGCCGTGGCGGCCAGCGGCGGCGCCCAGAACGCGGGCAGCACCGCCCAGGGCAGCGCGGCCACCGACGGCACGAACAACGTCGGGTCCGACCAGGCCACCACCGACAACGCCGCCGGAGCCACCGGCCAGCCCAACGACGACAAGGCGGCGGCCCAGGCCGACACCAACGCGGCGGCGGCGACCGGCGACGCGGGCGCGGGGCAGCAGGTCTTCGCGGGCAACTGCGCGGGCTGTCACGGGCAGGAGGCGTCGGGCGGCATCGGCCCGGCCCTGAAGGGCGAACTGAACCCCGGCAACTGGACAGTCGAGCAGCTCACGACCACACTGCGTGAGGGCCGCGCCCCCAACAAGACGCTCGGGCAGGTCATGCCGCGCTTCACGTCAACGCAGGTCAGCGACCAGGACATCGCCAACCTGCACGCCTACTTCAAGTCCCTGGAATAG